The Ipomoea triloba cultivar NCNSP0323 chromosome 4, ASM357664v1 DNA segment GACCTCCATGTTGTTCTATGAATAAGATTGTCAAATTACTGATTTAGTATTTTTCTGTTTGTATTAGATACCTGTCCCAAAAAGATATTGAAGTGATTGCACAAGCTGGATGCCCCAGCGTGGATAGGAAAGTTGTCAACTCTGGGAAGCGCCTAAGAGCCCATCTGGGCATTGATGAAGGAAATGTATATGTCGAAATTCAGTTGTGATTTTTGCAATTTTGCCTACATAACTAATATTTCTTCTCCATGAATTTTCAGCACTATATCAAGTTTTACATCAGCCACCTTTTCACTTACAAAATAGTTTCATTAGGTTTGCAGCTCCTGCATATTGCGGGGAAACTGTGAGAGGGCATATGTCAAGGTGCGTGAGGATGAAGGTAGACGGACTGTGGATGTTATgcgtttattatttatatatgggCTTGATCCAGTATCTGGTTCAGTGGAGAACAAGCCTTGCCTGAACGAAAGAGTCAAGGAATCAGTAAGAAAGTTACTGAAAGAAATTGTGGAATTCAGTAAAGCGGAAGGTGCTTATGAGACCAACAAAGCCTTAATCCCTGGAAGGTCATCTACACAACAACTTGCAGCAAACTGTAGAGATGGCAAAATGAAGGTTCCAATGAAGCAAGGCGATTGGTTATGCACTAAGTAGCTTCTGATGAAATCTTTATTACATTTGTCAATGTGAACTGCTTCCTTGTATAGCTAACTAATTTTCaaatccttttttctttttgtctttcacCCCCCTTCTCCTCTCTCGCCCCCTCTAGATGCAATTTCCTAAATTTTGCAAGAAATATCAAGTGCTTACGCTGTAATGACCTATCCCAAGAAAGGCTACACAATCTAAGAGTCGAGCAGGATAATCTTCCATTGAAAAAGGGAGATTGGATATGTGACAAGTAAGAAAATTGCTGTGTAATTTGCTTCTAGATGCAATATATAACTTGTGTTAGTTGTTTCTAGCAATCAACTTTCTGTCATATGGCCATCAACTTGTTGCAGATGTAATTTCTTGAACTTTGCAAAGAATACAAGGTGCTTACAGTGTAAAGAGAATCCACCAAAGCGGCTACTTCATCCTGGAGAATGGGAATGTGAATCGTAAGTTGTAACTGAAATATTGTCCTGCTAAATTTAGTGAATCAATTTTCCGTTCTATCTTTATAAAATCATCATTTATAACACAATGGTATCTGTTAGGTGCAATTACATCAATTTCAAGAGAAATGTGGTCTGCTTAAAATGTGATCACAGAAGACCTAGAGCATCAAATTGTGCTAGTTCTACCTGTTTGTCTGCAAGTCCTACCACAAGCAATCATCTTAGTCGGCCCTATCTTGGCACAGAGAAACAACCGAGAGATGAGTTTAACAAGCCAAAATTTGTTAAGGGTGACGGTGA contains these protein-coding regions:
- the LOC116017036 gene encoding zinc finger protein VAR3, chloroplastic-like — encoded protein: MLKLFSSTIRNSTLLQALKIPKLEIPTSHFHSTIPPSNPAIQFILEEAQDDLQSSQGPIKRLSSGNGEISRPTECDSGVISHPYPEWVDLMETLIKNGYFANVGNPFLRNNELGNKDSNEIRTACLNFARDQFDLVRYLSQKDIEVIAQAGCPSVDRKVVNSGKRLRAHLGIDEGNVCSSCILRGNCERAYVKVREDEGRRTVDVMRLLFIYGLDPVSGSVENKPCLNERVKESVRKLLKEIVEFSKAEGAYETNKALIPGRSSTQQLAANCRDGKMKVPMKQGDWLCTKCNFLNFARNIKCLRCNDLSQERLHNLRVEQDNLPLKKGDWICDKCNFLNFAKNTRCLQCKENPPKRLLHPGEWECESCNYINFKRNVVCLKCDHRRPRASNCASSTCLSASPTTSNHLSRPYLGTEKQPRDEFNKPKFVKGDGEYPDDSVLWNHETGYADFPILGGKSDLSRNEQKRERWKREMTEKSTKAAKAKEKAHEFKSCFVDSSKHFQLTDDEEMADWFGQ